In Morganella morganii, the following are encoded in one genomic region:
- a CDS encoding BON domain-containing protein, giving the protein MKYMKLVTSFFVVMFMAFTLSACAPTATSEGTGGYFDDSVITTKVKTALLGEKGIKSTQISVETFKGKVQLSGFVSSEKEANLAVNTARKVPGVKVVINSMKLR; this is encoded by the coding sequence ATGAAGTATATGAAACTGGTCACCTCATTTTTTGTTGTCATGTTTATGGCTTTCACCCTGTCCGCCTGTGCCCCGACTGCCACCAGTGAAGGTACCGGGGGGTATTTTGATGATTCCGTCATTACCACTAAAGTGAAAACAGCGTTACTGGGTGAGAAAGGCATTAAATCCACTCAAATCAGCGTGGAAACATTTAAAGGTAAAGTTCAGCTGAGCGGATTTGTCTCTTCAGAAAAAGAAGCGAACCTGGCGGTAAATACCGCGCGTAAAGTTCCGGGTGTGAAGGTTGTTATTAACTCAATGAAGTTGCGGTGA
- a CDS encoding YcxB family protein — MITLPITLTVQDLADYQTFSFRHFYQEPVGWRRIPYILIWLILCGMLLLIFSTFSPLPGKFDIYSVFYGLSCGFLALLVFIYSRFVKSRRVMKQLSVQSGHYLLRPATFELNNDGINQVSALYHSFFAWESVIDYAESATGLYLYHGKYDGIIIPLRDIQSEAQKKDILHLLSQKIRNVQIKNQANKMA; from the coding sequence ATGATCACTCTGCCCATCACGCTTACTGTTCAGGATCTGGCTGACTATCAGACGTTCAGTTTCCGGCATTTTTATCAGGAGCCGGTCGGGTGGAGACGAATTCCTTATATTCTTATCTGGCTGATATTATGCGGAATGTTATTACTTATTTTCAGTACATTTTCGCCGCTGCCGGGCAAATTTGATATTTATTCTGTTTTTTACGGGCTGAGCTGCGGGTTTTTAGCACTACTGGTGTTTATTTACAGCCGTTTTGTCAAAAGCAGACGGGTTATGAAGCAGCTTTCTGTTCAGTCCGGACATTACCTCCTGCGGCCGGCAACGTTTGAACTGAATAATGACGGGATAAACCAGGTTTCTGCCCTTTACCATTCTTTTTTTGCCTGGGAATCGGTCATTGATTATGCCGAAAGCGCTACCGGGCTTTATCTTTACCACGGTAAATATGACGGTATTATTATTCCGCTGCGGGATATTCAGTCAGAGGCACAGAAGAAAGATATTTTGCACCTGCTGTCACAGAAAATAAGAAATGTGCAGATAAAAAATCAGGCCAATAAGATGGCCTGA
- a CDS encoding YgiW/YdeI family stress tolerance OB fold protein, whose amino-acid sequence MKKLPALALLATLLAGSAGSVFAANGGFEGPGATAVTTTTAAQNGGFSGPDARKMTVADALKLSDDAPVVLRGTIVRQLDNKHYEFKDSTGTIRAEISPKRWDGLKVTPQDEIEVEGEIDKEWNKTELDVKAVRKVQ is encoded by the coding sequence ATGAAAAAATTACCTGCACTCGCATTACTTGCCACTTTACTGGCAGGATCAGCCGGTTCCGTTTTTGCAGCCAACGGCGGTTTTGAAGGTCCCGGTGCAACAGCCGTGACAACCACCACAGCGGCACAAAACGGCGGTTTCAGCGGCCCTGATGCCCGTAAAATGACCGTTGCGGATGCACTGAAATTATCTGATGATGCACCGGTTGTGCTGCGCGGTACGATTGTCCGCCAGCTGGATAACAAACATTATGAATTTAAAGACAGCACCGGGACTATCCGTGCTGAAATTTCCCCGAAACGCTGGGACGGACTGAAAGTCACGCCGCAGGATGAAATTGAGGTCGAAGGGGAAATCGACAAAGAGTGGAATAAAACCGAACTGGATGTAAAAGCGGTACGCAAAGTACAGTAA
- the qseB gene encoding quorum sensing response regulator transcription factor QseB translates to MRILLIEDDRLIGDGLKIGLSRLGFTPDWFTDGQTGREALYAAPYDAVILDLSLPGMDGLDILKQWRSEGRDEPVLILTARDALEQRVSGLQQGADDYLCKPFALAEVAARLQALIRRRYGQLSEKLVLGDVEMDPVAMTVTRNGVPVSLKGKELALLALFLRNPQKVLSRAMIEEKLYNWDEDVSSNAVEVHIHHLRRKLGRGFIKTIHGVGYVAGKNDEDI, encoded by the coding sequence ATGCGGATATTATTAATTGAAGATGACCGGTTGATTGGCGACGGGCTGAAAATCGGCCTGAGCAGGCTCGGCTTTACCCCTGACTGGTTTACCGATGGGCAAACCGGCCGGGAGGCGCTCTATGCCGCTCCTTATGATGCCGTGATCCTCGATCTCTCCCTGCCCGGCATGGACGGACTGGATATCCTGAAACAGTGGCGGTCAGAGGGGCGCGACGAACCGGTACTGATCCTGACCGCCCGTGATGCCCTTGAGCAGCGCGTCAGCGGCTTGCAACAGGGCGCAGATGATTATCTGTGCAAACCGTTTGCCCTGGCAGAAGTCGCGGCACGGTTACAGGCACTGATCCGCCGCCGCTACGGTCAGCTCTCTGAAAAACTGGTGCTCGGCGACGTGGAGATGGATCCGGTGGCGATGACCGTCACCCGCAACGGCGTACCGGTATCACTGAAAGGTAAAGAGCTGGCGCTGCTGGCACTGTTTCTGCGCAATCCGCAGAAAGTGCTGTCCCGCGCGATGATTGAAGAAAAATTGTATAACTGGGATGAAGATGTCTCCAGTAATGCCGTTGAGGTGCATATTCACCATCTGCGCCGCAAACTGGGGCGCGGATTTATCAAAACTATTCACGGTGTCGGTTATGTCGCGGGAAAAAATGATGAAGACATATAG
- a CDS encoding anthranilate synthase component 1 — protein sequence MDSTIFTQHIRTAYPAYQPDPAAVFTALCAQRPATLLLESAEIASRANLKSMLVLHSALRIRCTGHTVTAEALTANGAALLPVLQDRLSAGTISGNTLTLQFTAPAAHADEDTRLRAASVFDVLRTLMNLPSQADDRHALFCGGLFSYDLVAAFEALPPVERTNSCPDYCFYLAETLLTIDHQQQTSELVTLTFTADAAEQTRLTAQHQQVLTALAQPVTGSADVTPADISVTTSHSDTDFCTIVNQLKQSIVQGDIFQVVPSRRFQLPCPSPMAAYRELKTRNPSPYLFFMQDADFTLFGASPESALKYDPATRQIEIYPIAGTRPRGLSADGSVDADKDSRLELDLRTDQKELAEHFMLVDLARNDLARICRPGSRSVAELTKVDRYAFVMHLVSRVTGELRGDLDIFHAYQACMNMGTLTGAPKVRAMELIAQAEKVRRGSYGGAVGYFRGDTTFDTCIVIRSAYVENGIATVQAGGGVVLDSDPQAEADENRNKARAVIRAITRAHHAEETF from the coding sequence ATGGACAGCACGATTTTCACACAACACATCCGGACAGCTTATCCGGCTTATCAGCCCGACCCGGCGGCGGTATTCACTGCGCTTTGCGCGCAGCGTCCTGCAACGCTGTTATTAGAATCCGCCGAAATCGCGTCCAGAGCAAATTTAAAAAGCATGCTGGTACTGCACAGCGCACTGCGCATCCGCTGCACCGGACACACCGTCACCGCAGAAGCACTGACCGCCAACGGTGCGGCATTACTGCCGGTATTACAGGATCGTCTGTCCGCCGGGACTATCAGCGGTAACACACTGACACTGCAATTCACTGCACCGGCCGCCCATGCGGATGAAGATACCCGCCTGCGCGCCGCATCGGTCTTTGATGTGCTCCGCACTCTGATGAACCTGCCGTCACAGGCAGATGACCGTCACGCGCTGTTCTGCGGCGGGCTGTTCAGCTACGACCTGGTCGCAGCCTTTGAGGCACTGCCGCCGGTTGAACGCACCAACAGCTGCCCGGATTACTGTTTTTATCTGGCGGAAACCCTGCTCACCATCGACCACCAGCAGCAGACCAGTGAACTGGTTACCCTGACATTTACAGCGGATGCCGCAGAACAAACCCGCCTGACAGCACAGCATCAGCAGGTATTAACGGCGCTGGCACAGCCGGTAACCGGTTCTGCGGATGTTACGCCCGCAGATATCAGCGTGACAACGTCACATTCAGATACTGATTTCTGCACTATTGTTAATCAGTTAAAACAATCCATTGTTCAGGGTGATATTTTCCAGGTCGTGCCGTCACGCCGTTTTCAGTTACCGTGCCCGTCCCCGATGGCCGCTTACCGCGAACTGAAAACCCGTAACCCAAGCCCTTACCTGTTCTTTATGCAGGATGCGGATTTCACTCTGTTCGGCGCATCACCGGAAAGTGCCCTGAAATATGACCCGGCAACCCGTCAGATTGAAATCTACCCGATTGCGGGCACCCGTCCGCGCGGCCTGTCAGCAGACGGTTCGGTGGATGCGGATAAAGACAGCCGTCTGGAGCTTGACCTGCGTACGGATCAGAAAGAGCTGGCCGAACACTTCATGCTGGTCGATCTGGCCCGTAATGACCTCGCCCGTATCTGCCGTCCCGGCAGCCGCAGTGTGGCGGAACTGACCAAAGTGGATCGTTATGCGTTTGTGATGCACCTGGTGTCCCGCGTCACCGGTGAATTACGCGGTGACCTCGATATTTTCCATGCTTATCAGGCTTGTATGAATATGGGCACCCTGACCGGCGCACCGAAAGTCCGTGCAATGGAACTGATTGCACAGGCCGAGAAAGTCCGTCGCGGCAGCTACGGCGGTGCGGTCGGCTATTTCCGCGGTGATACCACCTTCGATACCTGCATTGTGATCCGCTCTGCCTATGTCGAAAACGGCATAGCCACTGTGCAGGCCGGCGGCGGCGTGGTACTGGATTCCGACCCGCAGGCGGAAGCCGACGAAAACCGCAACAAAGCCCGCGCGGTGATCCGCGCTATCACCCGCGCCCATCATGCAGAGGAGACATTCTGA
- the rnm gene encoding RNase RNM gives MEPENTGIDLSCYDLHSHTTASDGMLTPEQLLDRAVEMKVTVLAITDHDTTDALPAAHHYQQANNLPLTVINGVEISTLWEHHEIHIVGLNIDITHPAMTELLAQQSERRRARGMLISERLAKAGIEGTWEEANALAQGGEVTRGHFARVLIARGVEPTIPKVFKRYLARNKTGYVPPQWCDIPDAVQAIHAAGGQAVLAHPGRYGLSAKWLKRLCDFFRQAGGDGMEVAQCQQAPDERRTLAQYAITYGLKASQGSDFHQPCSWIELGRKLWLPGDVIPIWQDWSLKD, from the coding sequence ATGGAGCCGGAAAATACAGGTATTGACCTGTCGTGCTATGATTTACACAGCCATACCACTGCGTCAGACGGCATGCTGACACCGGAGCAGTTACTGGACAGAGCCGTTGAGATGAAGGTGACCGTGCTGGCAATTACCGATCACGACACCACGGATGCACTTCCGGCGGCACATCATTATCAGCAGGCAAATAATTTACCGCTGACGGTGATTAATGGTGTTGAAATATCAACACTTTGGGAACATCATGAGATTCATATTGTCGGGCTGAATATTGATATTACCCATCCGGCAATGACAGAATTACTGGCGCAGCAGTCAGAACGGCGCCGGGCACGCGGGATGCTCATCAGTGAACGGCTGGCAAAGGCCGGAATTGAAGGCACCTGGGAAGAGGCGAATGCGCTGGCGCAGGGCGGTGAAGTCACGCGCGGACACTTCGCCCGGGTGTTGATCGCCCGTGGTGTGGAACCGACGATTCCGAAAGTGTTCAAACGCTATCTCGCCCGTAACAAAACCGGCTATGTGCCGCCGCAGTGGTGTGATATCCCTGACGCGGTACAGGCCATTCATGCCGCCGGCGGACAGGCCGTGCTGGCACATCCCGGCCGCTATGGCTTATCCGCCAAGTGGCTTAAGCGCCTGTGTGATTTCTTTAGACAGGCCGGCGGGGATGGCATGGAAGTGGCGCAGTGTCAGCAGGCTCCGGATGAGCGCCGGACTCTGGCGCAATACGCAATAACATACGGATTAAAAGCCTCCCAGGGATCCGATTTTCATCAGCCGTGTTCGTGGATAGAACTGGGCCGTAAATTGTGGTTACCGGGTGATGTAATACCAATCTGGCAGGATTGGTCACTGAAGGATTAA
- the trpB gene encoding tryptophan synthase subunit beta yields the protein MSKLNPYFGEFGGQFVPQILIPALDQLEDAFIAAQEDPEFQREFTDLLQNYAGRPTALTLCKNLTAGSKTKLYLKREDLLHGGAHKTNQVLGQALLAKRMGKTEIIAETGAGQHGVAAALASALLGLKCRVYMGAKDVERQSPNVFRMRLMGAEVIPVHSGSATLKDACNEALRDWSGNYDRAHYLLGTAAGPHPYPTIVREFQRMIGDEARAQILAREGRLPDAVIACIGGGSNAIGAFAGFIPDESVALIGVEPAGHGIETGEHGAPLKHGRIGIYFGMKSPMMQTEDGQIEESYSISAGLDFPSVGPQHAYLNAIGRADYVSATDDEALDAFKTLSRQEGIIPALESSHALAHALKMIRENPEKEQILIVNISGRGDKDIFTVYDIFKARGDF from the coding sequence ATGAGTAAATTAAATCCCTATTTTGGTGAATTCGGCGGGCAGTTTGTGCCGCAGATTTTAATCCCGGCACTCGACCAGCTCGAAGATGCCTTTATTGCCGCTCAGGAAGACCCGGAATTTCAGCGTGAATTTACCGATCTGCTGCAAAACTATGCCGGACGCCCGACAGCCCTGACACTGTGCAAAAACCTGACTGCGGGCAGCAAAACCAAACTGTATCTGAAACGCGAAGATTTACTGCACGGCGGTGCACATAAAACCAACCAGGTGCTCGGCCAGGCACTGCTGGCAAAACGGATGGGAAAAACGGAAATTATTGCCGAAACCGGAGCCGGTCAGCACGGCGTGGCGGCAGCACTGGCCAGTGCGCTGCTCGGCCTGAAATGCCGGGTATATATGGGGGCAAAAGACGTGGAACGTCAGTCTCCGAATGTGTTCCGCATGCGGCTGATGGGCGCGGAAGTCATTCCGGTGCACAGCGGCTCCGCCACGCTGAAAGATGCCTGTAATGAGGCGCTGCGCGACTGGAGCGGCAATTATGACCGCGCCCACTATTTATTAGGTACCGCAGCAGGTCCGCATCCGTACCCGACGATTGTCCGCGAGTTCCAGCGCATGATCGGTGATGAGGCCCGCGCCCAGATCCTCGCCCGTGAAGGACGTCTTCCTGATGCGGTGATCGCCTGTATCGGTGGCGGTTCCAACGCTATCGGCGCATTTGCCGGGTTTATTCCCGATGAATCCGTCGCTCTGATCGGCGTCGAGCCGGCCGGGCACGGTATTGAAACCGGCGAGCACGGTGCACCACTCAAACATGGCCGCATCGGTATCTATTTCGGTATGAAATCACCGATGATGCAGACAGAAGACGGTCAGATCGAGGAATCTTACTCCATCTCTGCCGGTCTGGATTTCCCGTCTGTCGGGCCGCAGCACGCGTATCTGAATGCTATCGGCCGGGCGGATTATGTTTCCGCCACCGATGACGAGGCACTTGACGCCTTTAAAACCCTGAGCCGTCAGGAAGGGATTATCCCGGCACTGGAATCCTCCCATGCCCTGGCACACGCACTGAAAATGATCCGTGAAAATCCGGAGAAAGAACAAATTCTTATCGTCAATATTTCCGGTCGCGGAGACAAAGACATTTTCACTGTTTATGACATTTTTAAAGCAAGAGGTGATTTCTGA
- the trpA gene encoding tryptophan synthase subunit alpha — protein MSRYEQLFQHLQSRNQGAFIPFVTLGDPSAEVSLQIIDALVAGGADALEIGIPFSDPLADGPVIQDANLRAFAAGMTPARCFELIAQIRAKYPELPVGLLMYANLVFHNGISQFYETAAKAGVDSVLIADVPLHESQPFRDAALASNIAPVFICPPDADDKLLETLAAAGKGYTYLLSRAGVTGTEKRAEKSLADLTAKLTALNAAPPVQGFGISEPEQVQESLRNGAAGAISGSAVVKIIAANLDNIPVMCQKLREFTQKMKNATQL, from the coding sequence ATGAGCCGGTATGAACAACTTTTTCAGCATTTGCAGTCCCGCAACCAGGGTGCGTTTATCCCGTTTGTCACCCTCGGTGATCCGTCCGCTGAGGTTTCCCTGCAAATTATTGATGCTCTGGTGGCCGGTGGTGCTGATGCCCTGGAAATCGGTATTCCGTTTTCTGACCCGCTGGCAGACGGCCCGGTAATTCAGGACGCTAACCTCCGTGCCTTTGCGGCCGGTATGACCCCGGCACGCTGCTTTGAGCTGATTGCACAAATCCGTGCAAAATACCCGGAACTGCCGGTAGGACTGCTGATGTATGCCAATCTGGTTTTCCATAACGGTATCAGTCAGTTTTATGAAACAGCGGCAAAAGCCGGGGTGGATTCGGTGCTGATTGCCGATGTGCCGCTTCATGAGTCTCAGCCGTTCCGGGATGCTGCGCTGGCCAGTAATATCGCACCGGTCTTTATCTGTCCGCCGGATGCGGATGATAAATTACTGGAAACACTGGCCGCCGCCGGAAAAGGCTATACCTACCTGCTCTCCCGTGCCGGGGTGACAGGAACAGAAAAGCGGGCTGAAAAGTCCCTGGCTGATCTGACGGCAAAACTGACCGCGCTGAATGCCGCACCGCCGGTTCAGGGATTCGGGATTTCTGAACCGGAACAGGTACAGGAATCACTGCGGAATGGTGCTGCAGGGGCGATTTCCGGCTCTGCTGTGGTAAAAATCATCGCCGCAAATCTGGATAATATACCGGTGATGTGTCAGAAACTGCGGGAATTTACGCAGAAAATGAAAAACGCAACGCAATTATAA
- the trpCF gene encoding bifunctional indole-3-glycerol-phosphate synthase TrpC/phosphoribosylanthranilate isomerase TrpF, translating to MKGTVLEQIVNDKRISLVARKKQEPLLSFADNLPLSDRDFYQALRSAETAFILECKKASPSKGLIRQDFNLSEIAAAYAPYATAVSVLTDEKYFQGQHDYLRQVRALITQPVLCKDFIIDAYQVYLARHYGADAILLMLSVLNDADYHSLATLAHSLNMGVLTEVSTEEELSRAIALDAQVIGINNRDLRDLSIDRRRTADFAPHIPADRIIISESGITTHQHIRELRPHADGFLIGSAIMAQPDLDTAIRRLIYGEHKVCGLTRADDARAAYDAGATFGGLIFVSKSPRYVDEVQAAEVMRGAPLAYVGVFRNHDPADIAAIARRLKLHAIQLHGDENEHDIALLRLHLPAKCEIWKALDMSHGADITVPDGVVRLVLDNGKGGTGQTFDWQTLPPSLPVPFTLAGGLNAENCVSAAASGAAGLDFNSGAESAPGIKDAEKLRQIFNQLHQQVA from the coding sequence ATGAAAGGCACCGTATTAGAACAGATTGTGAATGATAAACGTATCTCCCTGGTTGCGCGGAAGAAACAGGAGCCGCTGCTGAGTTTTGCGGATAATCTGCCGCTGAGTGACCGCGATTTTTATCAGGCACTGCGCAGCGCGGAAACCGCATTTATTCTGGAGTGCAAAAAAGCCTCTCCGTCGAAAGGGCTTATCCGTCAGGATTTTAATCTCAGTGAAATCGCCGCGGCCTATGCGCCGTATGCCACAGCAGTATCTGTACTGACCGACGAGAAATATTTTCAGGGACAACATGACTATCTGCGGCAGGTGCGCGCGCTGATCACGCAGCCGGTGTTGTGCAAAGATTTCATTATTGATGCTTATCAGGTGTATCTCGCCCGCCACTATGGAGCAGACGCGATTCTGCTGATGCTCTCCGTCCTGAATGATGCGGATTATCACTCACTGGCGACCCTGGCTCATTCCCTCAATATGGGTGTACTGACGGAAGTCAGTACGGAAGAGGAACTGAGCCGCGCTATTGCCCTTGATGCACAGGTTATCGGCATCAATAACCGCGACCTGCGCGACCTCTCTATTGACCGCCGCCGGACAGCGGATTTTGCACCGCATATTCCGGCTGACCGCATTATTATCAGTGAATCCGGCATTACCACCCATCAGCACATCCGCGAATTGCGTCCCCATGCTGACGGATTCCTGATCGGCAGTGCCATTATGGCGCAGCCTGATCTGGACACAGCTATCCGCCGCCTGATTTACGGCGAACACAAAGTCTGCGGACTGACCCGTGCGGACGATGCCCGCGCCGCTTATGACGCCGGTGCCACCTTCGGCGGCCTGATTTTTGTCAGCAAATCGCCGCGTTATGTGGATGAAGTACAGGCAGCTGAGGTGATGCGCGGTGCACCGCTGGCGTACGTCGGTGTGTTCCGTAACCACGATCCCGCAGATATCGCTGCCATTGCCCGCCGCCTGAAACTGCATGCGATTCAGTTACATGGTGATGAAAACGAGCACGATATCGCGCTGCTGCGTCTGCACCTTCCGGCAAAATGTGAGATATGGAAAGCGCTGGATATGTCGCACGGTGCGGATATCACCGTGCCTGACGGCGTGGTGCGGCTGGTCCTGGATAACGGCAAAGGCGGCACCGGCCAGACTTTCGACTGGCAGACACTGCCCCCTTCATTGCCGGTGCCCTTTACCCTCGCGGGCGGGCTGAATGCGGAAAACTGTGTCTCCGCCGCCGCTTCCGGTGCTGCCGGGCTGGATTTTAACTCCGGCGCCGAGTCCGCCCCCGGTATTAAAGATGCAGAAAAGCTTCGTCAGATATTTAATCAATTACATCAGCAAGTTGCCTGA
- a CDS encoding YciC family protein — protein sequence MSMPVPVLARDSLNFFRNQLLSVLIISLLTAAVTVGLNVLLTYNSNGLALIRALETTYATEGSGGFQRAVAALTSDDQWQMLKTGLGTIFSSLLGNAVFVTSMIFLIFSASQGQPVSALQAITGSAGRIPRMLVLLLICSLVIALGLVAMYLPGLILAMLLALAPIIMFTEKNSVFTAIKISGNIALKNIRTLLPAILIWFALKQASVVFLSKLPIENEHILMTVILFINNVISGLVIIYLFRFYQLFTQSQSASDYQ from the coding sequence ATGTCCATGCCGGTGCCGGTTCTTGCCCGCGACAGTCTTAATTTTTTCCGTAATCAGCTGTTGTCTGTCCTGATCATTTCGCTGCTCACCGCCGCTGTGACCGTCGGGCTCAATGTCCTCCTGACTTACAATTCCAACGGGCTGGCACTTATCCGTGCTCTGGAGACCACTTACGCCACTGAAGGCTCCGGCGGCTTTCAGCGGGCGGTCGCCGCACTGACATCCGATGACCAGTGGCAGATGCTGAAAACCGGTCTCGGAACTATCTTCAGCTCCCTGCTGGGCAATGCCGTCTTTGTGACGTCCATGATTTTCCTGATTTTCAGTGCCTCACAGGGACAGCCGGTATCCGCGCTGCAGGCCATCACCGGCTCTGCCGGACGCATTCCGCGCATGCTGGTGCTGCTGTTAATCTGCTCGCTGGTGATTGCCCTCGGGCTCGTCGCCATGTATCTGCCGGGATTAATTCTGGCTATGTTACTGGCGCTGGCACCGATCATTATGTTCACCGAAAAGAACAGCGTATTTACCGCTATTAAAATCAGCGGAAATATTGCCCTGAAAAATATCAGAACACTTCTGCCTGCTATTTTAATATGGTTTGCCCTGAAACAGGCATCCGTAGTGTTTCTTAGTAAACTACCGATAGAAAATGAGCATATTCTGATGACTGTTATTCTGTTTATTAATAATGTCATCAGCGGACTGGTAATTATTTATCTGTTCCGGTTCTATCAGTTATTTACACAATCGCAATCTGCCAGCGACTATCAGTAA
- the ompW gene encoding outer membrane protein OmpW produces MKKLSAVCLALATVLPSVSMAHQAGDFIVRGGTATVRPNVSSDNVLGFGSFEANNNTQLGLTFSYMITDNIGVELLAATPFEHKISVPAAGEIASAKHLPPTLMAQYYFRTPEDKLRPYLGVGVNYTFFFDEGFNDTGKGAGLSDLSMSSSWGVAAQAGLDYELDQNWMLNASLWWMNIKTDVDFKAGGASQSYKTNLDPWVFMFGVGYKF; encoded by the coding sequence ATGAAAAAGCTTTCTGCAGTGTGTTTAGCACTGGCAACGGTTTTACCGTCAGTTTCAATGGCACACCAGGCCGGTGATTTTATCGTTCGTGGTGGTACTGCGACTGTGCGTCCGAACGTCAGCTCTGATAACGTTCTGGGCTTCGGTTCTTTTGAAGCGAACAATAATACTCAGTTAGGTTTAACTTTCAGTTATATGATCACTGATAATATCGGTGTGGAATTACTGGCAGCGACACCGTTTGAGCATAAAATCTCTGTTCCGGCTGCGGGTGAAATTGCCTCTGCCAAACATTTACCGCCAACCTTAATGGCACAGTACTATTTCCGTACTCCGGAAGATAAACTGCGTCCGTATTTAGGTGTGGGTGTTAACTATACCTTCTTCTTTGATGAAGGATTTAACGATACCGGTAAAGGCGCAGGCTTAAGCGATCTGAGCATGAGCAGCTCATGGGGTGTGGCAGCACAGGCAGGTCTGGATTATGAATTAGACCAGAACTGGATGCTGAACGCCTCCCTTTGGTGGATGAACATCAAAACTGATGTTGATTTCAAAGCCGGTGGTGCCAGCCAGTCTTACAAAACTAACCTGGATCCATGGGTATTCATGTTTGGTGTCGGTTACAAATTCTGA
- the qseC gene encoding quorum sensing histidine kinase QseC → MKTYSLRLRLGGLLLLLTLLTWGVASVFAWMQTTKSINELFDTQQMAFAKRLSVLPSGLEFPPSAIQKTKKMLSANRGKQDDDAFAFAIFSPSGERVLDDGENGRKIPFSDKKNGFRDGSLTDDNDRWRFVQLPSADGRYIIVVGQEWEYREDMGLTIITAQAIPWLVALPLMLLLFLWLLTRALTPLRLLARQLQRRNPAELTPLAPPVLPKEVSPMLDALNGLFLRIRDLRERESRFTSDAAHELRSPLAALKVQTEVMQIAGDDPATREHVTANLITGIDRATRLVDQLLTLSRLESQSHPQECTELRWSAIINDAIAQTAPDAAAHQVSVISELAAPELTIRGEQLLLTVMLRNLLHNAIRYGKTGGTVQLTLTPQQLVIEDDGPGVSDAILARLGERFYRPPGQEKTGSGLGLSIVKRIAELHHMTIQFRRSPQGGFIAEIRW, encoded by the coding sequence ATGAAGACATATAGTCTGCGCCTGCGGCTGGGCGGATTATTGCTGCTGCTCACCCTGCTGACCTGGGGTGTCGCCAGTGTGTTCGCCTGGATGCAGACCACAAAATCCATCAATGAATTATTCGATACACAACAAATGGCCTTTGCCAAACGTCTGTCAGTTTTGCCGTCCGGGCTCGAGTTCCCGCCGTCTGCGATACAGAAAACCAAAAAAATGCTCTCCGCCAACCGGGGAAAACAGGATGACGATGCATTCGCTTTTGCTATTTTCAGTCCGTCGGGCGAGCGGGTGCTGGATGACGGCGAAAACGGCCGGAAAATTCCGTTCTCAGACAAGAAAAACGGGTTCCGGGACGGCTCGCTGACGGATGATAACGACCGCTGGCGCTTTGTGCAGCTGCCTTCCGCCGATGGCCGCTACATCATCGTGGTCGGCCAGGAGTGGGAATACCGCGAGGATATGGGGCTGACCATTATCACCGCTCAGGCGATCCCGTGGCTGGTGGCACTGCCGCTGATGCTGCTTCTGTTCCTGTGGCTGCTGACCCGCGCACTGACTCCGCTGCGCCTGCTGGCACGGCAGTTACAGCGCCGTAACCCGGCTGAGCTGACGCCGCTGGCCCCGCCGGTGCTGCCGAAAGAAGTCAGCCCGATGCTGGACGCCCTGAACGGATTATTTCTGCGTATCCGCGATCTGCGCGAGCGGGAAAGCCGCTTTACCTCTGATGCCGCTCATGAACTGCGCAGCCCGCTGGCCGCACTGAAAGTACAGACTGAAGTGATGCAGATTGCCGGGGATGACCCCGCCACTCGTGAACACGTGACCGCGAATCTGATCACCGGGATTGACCGCGCCACCCGCCTGGTGGATCAGTTACTGACCCTCTCACGGCTGGAATCACAGTCTCACCCGCAGGAATGTACAGAGCTGCGCTGGTCAGCCATTATTAATGATGCCATTGCACAAACAGCTCCGGATGCGGCTGCACATCAGGTCAGCGTGATATCTGAGCTCGCCGCGCCTGAACTGACGATCCGCGGCGAACAGCTGCTGCTTACCGTCATGCTGCGCAATCTGCTGCATAATGCTATCCGCTACGGAAAAACCGGCGGCACCGTTCAACTGACGCTGACACCGCAGCAGTTAGTGATTGAGGATGATGGCCCGGGCGTCAGTGATGCGATACTGGCCCGGCTGGGAGAACGTTTTTACCGGCCGCCGGGACAGGAAAAAACCGGCAGCGGTCTGGGATTGTCTATCGTGAAACGAATTGCGGAACTGCATCATATGACCATACAGTTCCGCCGCAGCCCGCAGGGCGGGTTTATCGCTGAAATCAGGTGGTGA